The Palleronia sp. THAF1 genome contains the following window.
ATCGCGCATCCGCCGCCCATCGAACTTGCGGGTCGAGGAAAAAGCCACATGGTCGATGTCCAGGTTCAGACCCATCCCGATGGCATCCGTCGCCACCAGGTAATCCACGTCTCCGTTCTGATACATCTCGACCTGCGCGTTGCGGGTCCGGGGCGACAGCGCGCCCATTACCACCGCCGATCCGCCCTTCTGGCGGCGCAGCAACTCTGCAATCGCGTAAACGTTATCGACAGAGAACCCGACGATGGCCGACCGAGGCCGCATCCGGCTGATCTTCTTCGAACCTGTGTACATCAGCGTCGAGAATCGCTCTCGCCGCACGAACTGCGCCTCTGGCACCAGTGCGGCAATGGTGCCGCGCATCGTCTCTGCCCCAAGGAACAACGTCTCATGCGTGCCACGCGCGCGCAGCAAGCGGTCGGTAAAGACGTGCCCCCGTTCGGGATCGGCACACAGCTGGATCTCGTCGATGGCCATGAAGTCGGGGCCGATGCCAAGCGGCATCGCCTCGACCGTGCAGACCCAGAATTGCGCGCGGTCGGGCACGATACGCTCTTCGCCCGTGACCAATGCCACGACGGACGGGCCGCGTAGTGCCACGATACGATCATAGACTTCGCGCGCCAAAAGGCGCAGCGGCAGGCCGATCACGCCGCTGCGGTAGGCCAGCATCCGCTCGATGGCGTAGTGGGTCTTGCCTGTGTTCGTAGGGCCAAGGACCGCAGTGATCCGTCCCATGGCTCATCCTTTTTCCGCTCGCCCCTAGATGCGGGGCGCGCGCCGGGATCGCAAGGGGGCGCTGTGCTAGAAGCCCGGCAGGATATCCAGCAAGCCGCGACGGTCGAAGCTCGATCCGCCCTTGTCGCCGAAACCGACGGTCGCCTGCACGCCGATGTAACCTTCGTCAGCCGATCCGATTCCGGGCAAGTCGCCGTCGGCCACCCCCAGCTCTGCACCGATGGAAAAGCTTTCGGTCACATCGTAATCCGCCGTCAGTCCGAAGCGCGACGCATCGGCGCCATCGTCCAGATTGGCCCGATCCAACCGCGCACCGACTTGCAACGACGGCAGCACGCGGTAGCCGCCCTGAATACCGAAGGCGCTGCCGGACACATCGTCCGCCAAGCCCATCAGATAGCCCTCGCCAGAGATCAGGCCGGTGTCGAACGCGCCCTCGATCCCGTAATGCGTGCTGTCCAGAGACCCGAAGCCATCGTGGCCCGCGAAAACGCCCAGCGTCACGCCGTCGGGCAAGGAGTAAAGTCCATGCACCGTCGCGTTGACGCCGGTGTCATCCAGCAACCCGGCCCGGTCGAGGCCCAGATCGAACTGCGCCCCAAGGCCCGAATATCCGATCCCGATTTCCAACGCGCCTTCCAGCGACGTGCGCGACAGGACTTCTTCGTCACCGTTCACAACAACATCGTCCAGGAACCGCTCATGCCCTAGCCGCAGCTCGCCGCTCGTCACCTCGACCTGCGCGCGCGCCTGCCCGAATGCCAGAACAGCAAGGGCGGTAAAGCCCAGTATCTTCGTGAGTTTCATGTCTGCCTCAATCCGCCTTGGCCCGCCTCTTTGTGCAGGTCTCGGGCCGACTAGATCACGCGACGGGCCACGCGTGAATCGGGTTTAATGAATTGTGGAAGAGATGTTGTTTTCGGGGAACAGAAGGGCCGCGCCGCTACAGCGTCCGCCCGTCGACCTCACGTTCCAGGCGCGGAATGGCCGCCTCTGCCTCCGGGCTGGCGGGGTAGTAGCGGCGGACTTCGCGCCAAGCGGTCAGCGCGCCCTCAAGTTCGCCGATCTCTTCGAACATGATGGCCAGCCCCGTCATCGCCCCGAAATGGCGGGGGTTCAAAGCCAGCGCCGTTTGAATATCGGCCAGCGCGGGGCCGTACTGGTCGGCGCTGAAGTAGGCCGTGGCCCGCGCGTTGTAGGCTTCGGCGAACTCCGGCGCGTGATCGACCAAGGCGGACAGATGGCCGATAGCCGTCGTCGTATCGCCCTCTTCCAGCGCCGAGCGCCCGCGATCCAGCAAAAGATCCATCGACGGCGACCCCGACTGGGACCACTCGTCCACGATCTTGCTGGCGATCTGCAACGCGTCCTGACCTTCGGCCACTTGCAGCGCCGCGAAAAGGTCGGCCAAGCGATCCTCTTCGGCTTGCGCGGACGCCAAGCCTGCGCAAACGATCCATGCCGTGACGGCAGATTTGAGATTCGGGATAAACCAAGCCATATCTTGATCGAGACTAGCGGATGGGCGGACGATTGCACCCCCTTCCAAAACACAAATGCAGGAGCACAGACGATGAGCGAGATGATCGACGCGGCAGTGAAAGAACTGAACCAGAAGACCGGCGGCAGCTTCGACGGCTCGGCCAAGTTCGTGGTAGAGGATGAAGGCACCATCATGCTCGACGGCGAAGGCGCCCGCGCCGCGGACGAGGACGCCGAAGTCACCATGACCGCCGACTCGGACACCTTCCGCGAAATCTTCGAAGGATCGCTCGATCCGACCTCCGCCTTCATGTCCGGCCGCCTGAAGATCGACGGCGACATGGGGCAGGCCATGAAGCTGGCGCAGACGCTCTAGGGGTGCAGCAAGCCCCCCTTCATCTGGACGTGTCCGCGGCGCCCGCTGCGACGCAGGCACATTGGCTGACCACGACCGACGGGCTGCGCATTCGCGTGGCCCATCTGTCGCCGGATACGGCGCGCGGCACCGTCCTGCTGTTTCCGGGACGTACCGAATACATCGAGAAATACGGTCAGATCATCGCGGATTTCGCCGATGCCGGTCTGGCCTCGATCATCATCGACTGGCGCGGTCAGGGTCTGTCCGACCGCCTGCTGGCCGATCCGCTATCGGGCCACGTGCGCGCGTTCAACGACTACCAGTATGACGTGGCCGCGCTTGTCGCCCACGCGCAGGAATTACGCCTGCCCAAACCGTGGTATCTGCTGGCGCACTCCATGGGCGGGGCCATCGGCCTGAAGGCCCTGATCGACGGCCTGCCAGTCGAACGTGCCGCCTTCTCGGCCCCCATGTGGGGCTTGCCGCTCTCCACCGCGCTGCGCCCCGCCGCCTGGACCATGAGCCACGTGGCCAGCGCCGTCGGCCTGCGCCACCTCTATTCGCCGGGCACCAGCGCCGTGTCCTACCCGAATGAGACCAACTTCGACGAGAACGTGCTGACCCACGATCGGGATCAGTACGCCACGATGGCAAAGCAAACCGAGACGTACCCCGAACTGGCCCTCGGCGGTCCGTCGCTGGGCTGGCTCGCCACATCCCTGCGCGCCCTGCGCTGGATGGCCGGCCGCCCCAACCCGGCGACACCAACGCTGACGATCCTTGGCACGTCAGAAGCCATCGTGGACCCCGCCGCCATCCGGTTGCGCATGGCGAATTGGCCCAACGGCACCCTGCTGGAAATCGACGGCGGCCACCACGAATGCCTGATGGAGACGCCTGACAGGCGCGAGAAGGCGATAAGCGCGATCCTGGATCACTTCACGGATTAATTGAAACGGCAGCAGTCCAACGAAAGACCTTACCTATCCCTAACCGTGCCAGCGAATACGTCGACGCATCCGCCCGCCTGGATCGACGATAGACATGTCCAATTCAGGCGCACCTCGACGTAATTCCAATCCGTCGACCTTTGCCACCCGCCGCGCTAGTCGGCTGGCCTGTGGGTGAAATAACGTGGCGCTCGACAGCCGTGCAAACCGCGGGCGTTGCCGCCGCCCAGGCAGACCGTCTTTCCGAAGGATTGGCGGCACCGCCCCCTTGAACCCAAAGAAAAAAGGCATTTCGGGATCGCGCGACAGGGTAGCGATTTCAATCGTTACGCCCTGAGGCAGGTAGTCCGGCTGATACGCAAAGACCTCTGTCGGAGCAGCCCCACGCCAACACAGTCCCAACCGGCAAGAACGTCCGACAAGTCCGGCCCGCCTCGCAGCAACGCCAATTTCTGAATCATCGAACCATAGATATTCAAGGAACACGTCATCCAAACAGGCACAAAGATTACGTGTCCCTTGGCCCGGATGCGCCCGACGGTAGCTCGCGCGCAATCCGTCCCGCGTCAGCGCCTTCCGCGCCGAAGCCTCTGTGGGCATGATGACAAAGGCGTGGTCCAGAGTGGCCATGCCAAAAGCCTTAGATCTCGATACCGCGGAAGCCGTCGCGCAGGGCCTGGCTCCAGGCCTGCGACATGCTGGCGAAGACCTGATCGTCCGCCTCGATCCGTCGCATTTCAGAGATCATCATCTTGTCCGTCTCGATCACGCACAGATCCAGCGGCAGCCCGACGCTCAGGTTCGAGCGCAGCGTCGAATCCATAGATAGCAGCACGGCCTTCTTGGCATCCGTCAGCGTCGTTCCCGGCTCGACCACGCGGTCGAGGATCGGCTTGCCGTATTTGTGCTCGCCGATCTGCAAATATGGCGTGTCGTCCGTCGCCTCGATGAAGTTGCCCTCGGGGTAGACAAGGAACAGCCGGGGCGCGCCGCCCTTGCGCTGGCCCGCCACGATCATTGACGCCCGCGCGCTGGCGGCCTTCGCGCCCATCTGGCCCGCCACGTGGGTAGACACTTCGGACAGGGTCCGGCCCACCATCTCGACCACTTCCAGCATCGTGCCCGCCGTCATGATTGACGGCGCATCGGGGTCGGAAATCGCTTCCTCCAGCTTGGCGAGCGTGGTCTGCGTGACCGATAGCGACCCCGCCGTCATGATCGCAATCGCCCGCTCGCCCGGATCGACGAAGGTGAACATCTTGCGGTAGGTCGAAATGTTGTCGACGCCCGCGTTCGTGCGGGTATCGGACAGCAGGACAAGCCCGTCGTCGAGCAGCAGTCCAACGCAGTAAGTCATGGATGAGTCGCCTGTGTCTGTTCTGGCAAAACCTATGCTGCGCCGCGGTGTGCAGCAATGGTCGATACGCTGCGTCAACAGCATGGTGCAGTCACCGAATTTTCGAGAAGCGAAGCAGCTGAGTCCTGGCTCAGTTGCGCCGCCCCGTCATCCTTAGGTCACGCTTAGCTCTGCGATTGCGACTGCTGCTGCCCCTGCTCGACCACTTGCACATCCACGTCCAGCCGTTCGTCCCCGCCGCCCAGCGCGCGGCCCCTGATAGGCGCGGCGAGGTGCGCGTCGATGCCAGAGCCCAATCGGACGTACTTGTCGTCCGGGCAGACGCCGTTGGCCGCGTCGAAGCCGACCCAGCCCAGACCGTCAATGAAAAGTTCCGCCCAGGCGTGGCTGGCTTGATGCGTTTCCCCGTCAGATGTCGCGTGCAGGTAGCCCACCGCGTAGCGGCCAGGCATGTCCAAAGCGCGGGCCATGGCGA
Protein-coding sequences here:
- a CDS encoding tetratricopeptide repeat protein, producing the protein MAWFIPNLKSAVTAWIVCAGLASAQAEEDRLADLFAALQVAEGQDALQIASKIVDEWSQSGSPSMDLLLDRGRSALEEGDTTTAIGHLSALVDHAPEFAEAYNARATAYFSADQYGPALADIQTALALNPRHFGAMTGLAIMFEEIGELEGALTAWREVRRYYPASPEAEAAIPRLEREVDGRTL
- a CDS encoding VOC family protein is translated as MATLDHAFVIMPTEASARKALTRDGLRASYRRAHPGQGTRNLCACLDDVFLEYLWFDDSEIGVAARRAGLVGRSCRLGLCWRGAAPTEVFAYQPDYLPQGVTIEIATLSRDPEMPFFFGFKGAVPPILRKDGLPGRRQRPRFARLSSATLFHPQASRLARRVAKVDGLELRRGAPELDMSIVDPGGRMRRRIRWHG
- a CDS encoding alpha/beta fold hydrolase, with the protein product MSAAPAATQAHWLTTTDGLRIRVAHLSPDTARGTVLLFPGRTEYIEKYGQIIADFADAGLASIIIDWRGQGLSDRLLADPLSGHVRAFNDYQYDVAALVAHAQELRLPKPWYLLAHSMGGAIGLKALIDGLPVERAAFSAPMWGLPLSTALRPAAWTMSHVASAVGLRHLYSPGTSAVSYPNETNFDENVLTHDRDQYATMAKQTETYPELALGGPSLGWLATSLRALRWMAGRPNPATPTLTILGTSEAIVDPAAIRLRMANWPNGTLLEIDGGHHECLMETPDRREKAISAILDHFTD
- a CDS encoding SCP2 sterol-binding domain-containing protein, coding for MSEMIDAAVKELNQKTGGSFDGSAKFVVEDEGTIMLDGEGARAADEDAEVTMTADSDTFREIFEGSLDPTSAFMSGRLKIDGDMGQAMKLAQTL
- a CDS encoding peptidase, translating into MTYCVGLLLDDGLVLLSDTRTNAGVDNISTYRKMFTFVDPGERAIAIMTAGSLSVTQTTLAKLEEAISDPDAPSIMTAGTMLEVVEMVGRTLSEVSTHVAGQMGAKAASARASMIVAGQRKGGAPRLFLVYPEGNFIEATDDTPYLQIGEHKYGKPILDRVVEPGTTLTDAKKAVLLSMDSTLRSNLSVGLPLDLCVIETDKMMISEMRRIEADDQVFASMSQAWSQALRDGFRGIEI